Proteins from a genomic interval of Spea bombifrons isolate aSpeBom1 chromosome 4, aSpeBom1.2.pri, whole genome shotgun sequence:
- the BOLA3 gene encoding bolA-like protein 3 has translation MFAAGHLMARSRSCILCKMRRSFASKTEGEDRITEVLKTRFPKATSVRVVDISGGCGAMYEVHVESEEFKAKRTVQQHQMVNDALQEEIKVMHGLRIFTSCPKQ, from the exons ATGTTTGCAGCCGGGCACTTGATGGCCAGGAGTAGG TCATGCATTCTCTGCAAAATGAGAAGGTCCTTTGCATCCAAAACAGAAGGCGAGGACAGGATAACGGAAGTGCTGAAGACGAGGTTCCCTAAGGCTACTTCTGTCCGGGTAGTTGATATCTCAG GAGGCTGCGGTGCAATGTATGAAGTTCACGTTGAATCTGAAGAATTTAAAGCAAAACGCACAGTACAGCAGCATCAGATGGTGAACGAT GCCCTGCAAGAAGAGATTAAAGTGATGCATGGACTGAGGATATTCACATCTTGtccaaaacaatga